The window GAACACCACGGGAAGATTTACCATGATGTTTGTGGGTATGTTTTTCTGTTTGCATGTTCATCAATCTCCAATATTTGATTCATTAATATTTTTTTTCAAAGTTTACATTGATTTTATGTTGGTATTATCAATTTTCAGCCCTCAACCTATTTCTCGAAAATAGTAGAATTCCAACAATAAAGAGGATGATGGTTAAAATTAAAGCCCATCCCACCTGGTAGGCTATGGTGTCCCATCCACCCCCAAAGGTAAGAGTGGATCTGAGGGCATTTAGAACATGTGTCCAGGGCAATAGATCATAAATCTGGAAGGGTTGTCCCCATATATTGGCTATTATCACCTGTGGGAGTTGGAAGAAAGCTCCAACCAGAAAACTGGTGGGCACACATATCAGAGTTGCCAGGTTGGCAGCCTGACGGTCATTACGGGCGAATGCTGCTATAATCATCCCTAGAGATACTGAGGCTATTCCTCCAATGATCCCTACAAACACCGCCAGGAGGAGTGTATATAATCCACCCTGCCAGTGAAATCCTATTAATACTGCCACTGTCAGGAGAATGACTACCTGGGCAGCTGCTACCAGTGACCATGGTAACAGACCTCCAAATAGAAGGTCGAATGATGTCATTTTGGATAATTTTAGTCGTGCCAGGGTGCCTTTTTCCACTTCTCTGGTGAGAGCTGCTGCCACGGTGGTGGTGAGAAGTAGAATTGCAAAAACGATCATCCCTGGAGCCATGAAGTCAAAGGTGGTAAATGAGCCTGTGCCTGGGATGGCTTCAACCTGGCTGGAAATATAATTGTTGGCATCAATACCCGGACTTCCACTGGAAGCACTCTGTATTTGGCTGACGACTTTATCTTTATACTGTTCTAAAACACCGGCCAATATTCCCTGGCTAACACCAAATCCCACATATCCAGTATCTCCCCTGATAATTATGGTTGAAGTCACATTGGGTGATGTTGATGTGGAAGTGCTAGTTAATACCTGTTGCTGTAGAGTGCTGGTAATCAGAGAAACTACAGATTGTGAGAAGTTTTCTGGTATGATGAGCTCGGCATCAACATCCCTCTGTTTAAGTTTGTTATCTGCATCAGTTTCCGTAGTTTTAGTGACGTTGAAAATGTGCACATCTGTGTTTTCGTACTTGGAATCCTCTAAGATTTTGGTCATATTATTACCAAAATTCATATGTTCCCCTGTTGAGGGCATGGTAGCGCCTTTATCATAGTTAACAACCGCTAAGTTGTGGGGCTGGTTACTCTCACCCATTCCTCCAAAGGCAAATCCAAACACTAGCATGAAAAATAGTGGGAACAAAAGAATCATTGCCAGACCTCTGCGGTCGCGTATGAGTTCTTTGAAATCTTTTTTGGCTATGCTGATGAACTTCATTTTTACTCCCTCAAACCGGTTCCAGTTAACTCTATGAAAACATCTTCTAATGTGTTTTGTCGCATGGAAAGGTCAACTACACGAACTCCAAGAATTTCCACCTCAGCCATTATCCTGGGAAGTTTTCCAACAACATCCAGGGCCCGGATATTTATCTGACCATTCACTTCGACAACAGATTGAACATCTTCCAATTTTCTAACTGCAGTGATCACTTCCTGATTCTTTTCAGGGTCTGAGATCTTCATTTCCACCACATCTCCCTCTCCTATTTCCTTCTTGAGGTTGGAAGGTGTGTCCAGTCTGAGCAGTTTTCCATGGTCAATGATGGCAACACGATCAGAAAGTCGGTCTGCTTCATCCATGAGGTGAGTGGTTAATATGACAGTTTTTCCCTCATCATCACGCAGACTGCGGATGTAATTCCATAAAACCCGGCGTGATTGAGGATCTAGGCCTTCTGAGGGTTCATCCAAAACCACGATTTCTGGTTCGTGAACCAGTGCCATTGCCAGGTTCAAACGGCGTTTCATACCTCCAGATAGTTGTGTGACCACGGTGTCTGCCTTGTCTGTTAAAAAAAGATCATCTAACAGTTTTTGAACCCTTTCATTTAGTTTATCCTTGGGTACTTCGTACATATCTCCAATAAGAGTCAAACTTTCCTTGCAGGTTAGATGTTCCCATAGTACCAGTTCCTGGGGGCATATTCCAATGGTTCCCTTCTCTATCTTCTGCACTTCTTCTTCATCAATGAATACCTGTCCACTGGTGGGGCGTAGGAGTCCCACCATCATGCTGATGGATGTGGTTTTCCCTGCTCCGTTGGGTCCCAGGAATCCGAAAACTTCGCCACGATTTATTTTAAGGTTGAGTTTCTCCACTGCCCTGAAATCGCCAAAATCTTTGGTGAGGTCTCGAGCTTCCATAATAACTTCATTCATGTTATTACCTCTAAATTAAGCCTCTAATTAGTGATTGATTAAATAAATTTCAACAATTCTACCACCATATTTATTCTTACAACTTGATAAGAACAAATTCAAATCTTCTAAGGTTTGGATATTATTACCAAACTCAATTACCAAACATTCCATAATATCTAACTCAGACTATATTTAACTCTATTAATGACTGTGAATATATACTAAAGATACTGGTGATATTTTATGATCGATAGAATTGAAGTTAGCATGATTAATGAATCCGTGCACAACTTCCGTAAGGGAGAGTTTGGAGTGGAATCCATCGAAATCCATGAAAAACGTGGTTTAATAGAAATAATTTATGTATCTCAAGAAACCGGGACAAAAACCGTGTTAATTCCACTGGAAAATGTTGAAAAATGCGAATTCATCCGTAAACTAGATTTAAAGGGAGATTAATTGAATGTTCTCCTGGATTGGAAAAAAATAATAATCCACTGAACCGGAAAGAAAGAAACGAGAAAAAACAAAAAAAGCATCAAATCAGATAGAAGGTTCATCAGGCAGTGTTTCAGGATTTATTTTGTTTGTGCTTAAAATTTGTTCAGATAGTACTTGGAATATATTGCACCTAACGGATTATGGGCCAGTACCCTGTCCTTAACAGCCAGAGTGGTTACCGGTGCCTGGGAATGTTCTGTGAATAATATGTCATGGCCTATGCAGAGTCCAATTATAATATTAAGATCTGTATCTTTTTCATTTAGGACTGTTGCCTGACCAATAGGGTTACACATTGATTCTCTACGTTCGTTATCTATTTTTTCCAGCTGGAAATCTTTTTTATTGATCCCACATACTTTACAACATACAGAATATACTTTAAAATGTTTTTTGAAGATTGAATGAAGTATATTTGCTTCTTCTTCTAAACCCACACAGAATGCCAGTCCTATCTTTTTATACTTCATCATCTTTGAAAAGATGATTATTTCTTCTATACGGGTTTTTTCCATGTAATATCTGGATTCTATGGCAGTAGATTTTTTCAATACATCGATTTCATGTTCTTTGTACAGTTTTTTAACTTCTTCTTTGATATCCAAACAGTCTTTTCCATTATAACAATCTTTCTTCTGGCAGGAAGCACAATTCAACCCATTCATCTCCTTTTGATTTATAAAACGTTGTTAAATTTGAAATGATGAAAAAATTATCAATGGTTTCTAATCATCATCTCATTTTAATAATTCATGATAATTTTAATGATTTTTAATCTGAATCCATGACAATTCTAATAACTCTTAATCTAAATAATCCATGATAATTTTAATGATTGTAACTTTAATAATTCCTAATGATTAGTTCCTTTATTTCTCCTCTCCGGGATGTTTTGGAATTTATGTTGCGCTTGGCAAGAACTCTTTGTATGTTATATCCATTATACAGTTCATCAAAGAAGTTATCATTAATATCATGGTTTTTAGGGTCACTGTTGCTTAGAATAAGATTTGATCCATTTTGATCCATCTTTTTGTAGAATTTTGCCAGTTTCATCTGGTCTTCATCATCAAAACCTTCACTGGAATATCGAGTGAAGTGTGAGGTACTGTTGAGTGGCCTATAGGGAGGGTCCAGGTACACTAAAGTGTCTTTTTCTATAAATTCCTCAGCACGGGTGAAGTCTGCACAGAGAAGCTCTGTTTTTTTAAGGGCCTGGTGCACATACTGTAAGTTTACTTCATCACAAATGGTAGGATTCTTGTACCTGCCAAATGGTACGTTGAACTCACCATTACTGTTGGAACGAAAAAGTCCATTGAAACAGGTTTTATTGAGGAAGATCAAATAAGCTGCCCTGTGGATCCATTCGGGAACATATTTATCGTAATCAATTACATCCATCTGCCGATTGTAAAGACTTCGAATATGATAATAATTCTCTTTCCTGCTTTCTTCTGATTTACGGAGATGTTCATCCTCCATATCATTTAATTTGTCAATTAATTTAAGATGATCATCCTGGAGAACCCGGTAGGTTAAGATGAGTTCTGGATTGATATCAATGAGTATGGAATGTTTAACCTGGTAATTCCGTTTTAAAAAAAAGAACATTGCCCCCCCACCTACAAAAGGTTCCACATACTTTTCAATAATCCCACTATTCAATATAGATTGAGGTAATCTTTTTTCCAACTCTAAAAGGAGTTGGGTTTTGCCACCTGCCCATTTGAGGAAGGGTCTGGGAACTTTAAAATTTTTGGATGAAATTTTTACCATTTTTAT is drawn from Methanobacterium petrolearium and contains these coding sequences:
- a CDS encoding ABC transporter ATP-binding protein; the encoded protein is MNEVIMEARDLTKDFGDFRAVEKLNLKINRGEVFGFLGPNGAGKTTSISMMVGLLRPTSGQVFIDEEEVQKIEKGTIGICPQELVLWEHLTCKESLTLIGDMYEVPKDKLNERVQKLLDDLFLTDKADTVVTQLSGGMKRRLNLAMALVHEPEIVVLDEPSEGLDPQSRRVLWNYIRSLRDDEGKTVILTTHLMDEADRLSDRVAIIDHGKLLRLDTPSNLKKEIGEGDVVEMKISDPEKNQEVITAVRKLEDVQSVVEVNGQINIRALDVVGKLPRIMAEVEILGVRVVDLSMRQNTLEDVFIELTGTGLRE
- a CDS encoding DUF1847 domain-containing protein yields the protein MNCASCQKKDCYNGKDCLDIKEEVKKLYKEHEIDVLKKSTAIESRYYMEKTRIEEIIIFSKMMKYKKIGLAFCVGLEEEANILHSIFKKHFKVYSVCCKVCGINKKDFQLEKIDNERRESMCNPIGQATVLNEKDTDLNIIIGLCIGHDILFTEHSQAPVTTLAVKDRVLAHNPLGAIYSKYYLNKF
- a CDS encoding ABC transporter permease encodes the protein MKFISIAKKDFKELIRDRRGLAMILLFPLFFMLVFGFAFGGMGESNQPHNLAVVNYDKGATMPSTGEHMNFGNNMTKILEDSKYENTDVHIFNVTKTTETDADNKLKQRDVDAELIIPENFSQSVVSLITSTLQQQVLTSTSTSTSPNVTSTIIIRGDTGYVGFGVSQGILAGVLEQYKDKVVSQIQSASSGSPGIDANNYISSQVEAIPGTGSFTTFDFMAPGMIVFAILLLTTTVAAALTREVEKGTLARLKLSKMTSFDLLFGGLLPWSLVAAAQVVILLTVAVLIGFHWQGGLYTLLLAVFVGIIGGIASVSLGMIIAAFARNDRQAANLATLICVPTSFLVGAFFQLPQVIIANIWGQPFQIYDLLPWTHVLNALRSTLTFGGGWDTIAYQVGWALILTIILFIVGILLFSRNRLRAEN
- a CDS encoding DNA adenine methylase, translating into MVKISSKNFKVPRPFLKWAGGKTQLLLELEKRLPQSILNSGIIEKYVEPFVGGGAMFFFLKRNYQVKHSILIDINPELILTYRVLQDDHLKLIDKLNDMEDEHLRKSEESRKENYYHIRSLYNRQMDVIDYDKYVPEWIHRAAYLIFLNKTCFNGLFRSNSNGEFNVPFGRYKNPTICDEVNLQYVHQALKKTELLCADFTRAEEFIEKDTLVYLDPPYRPLNSTSHFTRYSSEGFDDEDQMKLAKFYKKMDQNGSNLILSNSDPKNHDINDNFFDELYNGYNIQRVLAKRNINSKTSRRGEIKELIIRNY